In Trueperaceae bacterium, the genomic stretch GGTCAGACACCGTCACGCGGCCCGCGTCGTCGATGCCGAAGTAGCCTGTCGACCACGACCTGATGCCGTAGATCTCGTCGGCGTCCGCGATGGAGAAGCCTGGGTCGAGGGAGAGCCTGCTCACGCCCCAGAGGGTAGCCCCTGCGGGTGGCGCGCTGCGTGCTCCCCGTGAGGGATGGAGGCCGAGGGGCGCGGGTCGCGCGTGGAGCCCCCGGCCGCGGGTCAGGGAACCGCGCGATGCCTGGACAGGACTTGGGCAGCGGCGGGACCGGGCTCGCTCGCACGGCTTGCTAGCATCGGCATCCGATGCCCGCGACCTCGCCCGCCACGACGCCGAAGCTGCGCATGCCCGCCGAGTGGGAGCCCCACGCGGCCACCTGGACGAGCTGGCCCTGCGACGACGACCTGTGGGAGGGCCACCTCGAGGGCGTGCGCCGCGAGTTCGCCCGCCTCGTGGCCACGGTCTCCCGCTACGAGCCGGTCGTGCTGAACGTCCGTGACGACGAGGCGGAGACGGACGCCCGCGCCAGGCTGGCCGCCGCCGGCGCCGACCTCTCCCGGGTCGAGCTCCACCGCGTGCCCCTCAACGACGTCTGGTTCCGCGACAACGGACCCCTGTTCGTGCGCGAGGCCGACGGGCGCGTGGCCCTCACCGACTGGCGCTTCAACGCCTGGGGCGGCAAGTACGCCCCCTGGGACGACGACGACCGCGCGCCCGAGGCCGTGGCGCGGAGGCTGGGCATGCGCCGCTACGCCGTGGACGCCGTCATGGAGGGTGGCTCCCTCGAGCTGAACGGTCGCGGGGTGTGCATCACGACCCGCTCCTGCCTGCTCACGCCCACCCGCAACCCCGGGCTGTCGGAGGCGGACATCGAGGCGCTGCTGGCGCGCTGGCTCGGCGCCACGCGGGTCGTGTGGCTGCACGGCGGGCTCGAGGGCGACCACACCGACGGGCACGTCGACACGATCGTGCGGTTCGTGGACGACGAGACGATCGTGGCCAGCGTGGAGGAGGACGAGGGCGACCCGAACCACGCCGCGATGCGGGAGAACCTCGAGGTGCTGCGCGCGCTGCGCACGCCAGAGGGACGCCCCTACCGCATCGTCGAGCTCCAGCTCCCCGAGCGCAGCGCGTACCTGGGCGACGCGCGGCTACCCCTGACGTACGCGAACTGGTACGTGGGCAACGGCTTCGTCGTCGTGCCCGTCTACGGCGACCCCAACGACGAGCGGGCCCTGGCGACGCTGCGCCCGCTCTTCCCCGGACGCGACGTCATCCCGCTGCCGGCCTCCGAGCTGATCACGGGGGGCGGCGCGTTCCACTGCGTCACCCAGCAGCAGCCGGCCGGCGCGGTCGCGCCGCCCGGTCGGGCGGAGGGCGAGGCCGCGACCGCCGAGCGCGCGGGGACCGGGGTGGCGCCCGCCGCGGAGGGAGGCGACGCATGACCGAGCGCTCCGGCACCTTCCGCATCGGCGTCGTGCAGATGAGCTGCTCTGACGTCCTCGAGGAGAACCTGGCCAAGGCCGAGGCGTTCGTGCGCGAGGCCGCGGCGAACGGCGCCGGGCTCGTGCTGCTGCAGGAGCTGTTCGAGAACCTCTACTTCCCGCAGCTCGAGCGCGACGAGCTGTTCGCGCTGGCGCACCCCGTCGACGAGCACCCGTTCATCGAGCGCTTCGCGCGCCTCGCCGGCGAGCTCGGCGTCGTGCTGCCCGTGTCGTTCTTCGAGAAGGCCGGGCAGGCGTACTTCAACAGCGTCGCCATGGTCGACGCCTCCGGCGAGGTGCTGGGCGTCTACAGGAAGAGCCACATCCCCGACGGACCCGGCTACGAGGAGAAGTTCTACTTCAACCCCGGCGACACCGGCTTCAAGGCCTGGCGCACGCGGTTGGGCACGATCGGCGTGGGCATCTGCTGGGACCAGTGGTTCCCAGAGTGCGCCCGCGCGATGGCGCTGAAGGGCGCCGACGTGCTGCTCTACCCCACCGCCATCGGCTCGGAGCCGGAGGAGACCGGCGGCCTCGACACGCGCGACATGTGGCGCCGCGTCATGGTCGGCCACGCCGTGGCGAACTCGGTCTACGTCGCGGCGGCGAACCGCGTGGGACACGAGGGCGACGCCGAGTTCTACGGCAGCTCGTTCGTCTGCGACTACCAGGGCGAGTACCTGGCCGAGGCCGACAGGTCGTCGGAGACCGTCATCTACGCCGACCTCGACCTGCCCGGTGCCCAGCGCTTCCGCGCCGGCTTCGGCTTCTTCCGCGACCGCCGGCCCGACCTCTACAGTCCGCTGCTCACCCTCGACGGGCGCGACTAGGACCCAGTCTGCCATTGCCCCTGAAGATCCGAACTGGGAATGTCCGACGGCGAGACCTGGACATGATCGCCTTGGCCACTTGAGGATGCCATCATGGGCGCGTGGGGGATTTTGCCGTCGCGTTCGATGATTCGGGCGGTATTGAACCACTGTGCGATTGGCAGGGGCAGTTTATCCCGGGCGACCATCCCCTTACGGCGCTCGGCGCGTTCTACGTGAGACAGTCGAAGGCCAGCAGCTTCCGAATGGATTGGCAAGCTCTGCGTGAAGAGATGGGCCGTACCTTGGGCGTGAGAAATCCGCCCGTTCATATGAGGCTCATGTGGGGTAGGAGCAGGCCACACAGGTATAGGAAGGCACCCAACCCGTTCCTAGGCGTTGACCATAGTGTGATTGTCGAATGGGTAAAGGAAGCTTGGGCAATCATTGATCGCTTCACCGAGGCCAGGGACGGGGGTTGGTTCTACGGAACTCGCGCTCGCAAAGGGGCGGCGCAGAATCAAATCAGGTTCCTTACGAATGAGCACTTCACTCGCGAGCGCAGGTTCCTAGCCCAGCACCGCGTACGTGGCAAGAGTTTGTACAACAACTTTCACAGGCTGATTACAAGCCCACTTCTACAGCTCTACGTCATTGCTCTTCCTCAAATCAATGAACTCATGTGCGCGTGCCGACGTAGCACAGCTGACGTGCTCGTTGACTCCTTCAACGATTCGCACGGTGTAGACGAGCTGGAAGTGGTGAGAACACTGAAGGAGGTGTGCGGTCTGCGTTACATAGACTCGGTAGCGCGAGTGCCGGATGGCGACATGGAGCCAATCCTCCAAGCTGCCGACCTAGTCGCGTACACCGGTAGAAGGATTGAGACAGCAAATGCCGGCCTGATGTCGCCCGACAAGGACCTTATCGCCATAGCCGGTGACCTGTATGGCCAGACTGTGACCCGAGCGAACATTGCCCAGCTCACGGTGCGGCGCTTCCCCAATCTGGCGCAGATTGCGCTGACGATTCACTACTCGCTGGCCCGGGCGCACGCCCTCCGCTTCGACAAGGAGTTCACCGACAGGTACCTGGTGCCGGTCGAAGAGTTCTACCGGAGAGCTGCTCAAGCAAATACCCAGGACGTGGTCGGCATCAGCGTTCTGACTCAAGAAGCTCAAGAACTCGCGCATTCAAGACGCTCGTGACAGACATTAATGGCGAAGACCCCGGACTAAGCCGGGGCCCCGTAGGAAGCAGTATAGTGTCAATTTGGTCGCGGGTCAATGCTCCTTTCACACTGCATGCCCGTTGCTCTCCCAACGACGGGAGCGCCGCCACCATCATCGGGACTCCCCAAGGCTCCGTCGCGCCGCCCGCGCGGCCTTCTCGGCGAACTCCTGGGCGAACACCTTGATCTCGCCGGCGAGCGGCCCGAAGGTCGTGGCGTTGGCGTAGGTGTCGGCCATCGTCATGAGCGTCTGGAAGAAGAAGTCGTTCATGTCGTCGACGGTCATGTCGCGGGTCCACAGGTCGATGCGCAGCGCGCTCTTGTGCTTGGCGTCCCACAGCGCCAGGACGAACGCCTTCGCCTCCTGCTCGCCGGGCTCAGGGGCCTCGTCGGCGCGCCAGGTGATGGCCTCGACGACGTCCCCCGACCTGACCACCCGCAGCACGATCTCCGAGCTGTCCATCCGGCCATGCTAACAGCGGCCCCGCGTCGCCCGGCGCGTGAGTGGCTCTCAGGCCGCTGCAGGACGGCCGGGTTATCGTCCCACCCAGCGGAGCGCCGAGGTCCGCCGCCCCCGCGGGCGACGGGGCGGCGCGGGGCGCCGAGAGGTAGGGCGATGAAGGGACTGATCCTCGCGGCCGGTCTCGGGACGCGGCTGCGGCCGCTCACCAGCCTGCGGCCGAAGCCGACGATCGCGGTCGCCAACAAGCCGCTCATCCACTACGCGGTGGAGAACCTCGTGGAGGCCGGCGTCGACCACATCGGGGTCGTGGTCGGGCCGTCGACCGTCACGCCGATAAGGGACACCCTCGAGGGCTACCCGGGGGCCAGGTTCGAGTACATCATGCAGGACCAGCCCCAGGGCCTCGCCCACGCCGTGAAGGTGTCGCAGGGGTTCCTCGGCGACGAGCCGTTCGTCATGTACCTCTCCGACAACCTCTTCGAGCACGGCGTGCGCGACTTCGTGAGCCGCTTCGACCCGGACGGCGGCGTGAACGGCGTGCTGGCCCTCGTCGAGGTCCCGGACCCGCGCCAGCTCGGCGTGGCCGTCGTGAGGGACGGACGCATCGAGCGCCTGATCGAGAAGCCGGCCGACCCGCCCAGCAACCTCGCCGTCGCCGGCGTCTACGTCTTCGACGCCACAGTCCACGAGGCCATCGAGGGCCTCGAGCCCGGCGCGAAGGGCGAGTACCAGATCACCGACGCGATCCAGCGGATGATCGAGGCGGGTCGGACCGTGGCGCCCGTCGTCGTCCCCGGCTGGTGGAAGGACACGGGCAAGGCCGAGGACATCCTCGACGCCAACCGCCTGGTGCTCGGGCGCCTGCGCCGGCACGTGGCGGGCAGGGTCGAGGACAGCGAGCTGGTGGGCGAGGTCGTCGTCGAGGCCGGCGCCGTCGT encodes the following:
- a CDS encoding agmatine deiminase family protein codes for the protein MPATSPATTPKLRMPAEWEPHAATWTSWPCDDDLWEGHLEGVRREFARLVATVSRYEPVVLNVRDDEAETDARARLAAAGADLSRVELHRVPLNDVWFRDNGPLFVREADGRVALTDWRFNAWGGKYAPWDDDDRAPEAVARRLGMRRYAVDAVMEGGSLELNGRGVCITTRSCLLTPTRNPGLSEADIEALLARWLGATRVVWLHGGLEGDHTDGHVDTIVRFVDDETIVASVEEDEGDPNHAAMRENLEVLRALRTPEGRPYRIVELQLPERSAYLGDARLPLTYANWYVGNGFVVVPVYGDPNDERALATLRPLFPGRDVIPLPASELITGGGAFHCVTQQQPAGAVAPPGRAEGEAATAERAGTGVAPAAEGGDA
- the aguB gene encoding N-carbamoylputrescine amidase is translated as MTERSGTFRIGVVQMSCSDVLEENLAKAEAFVREAAANGAGLVLLQELFENLYFPQLERDELFALAHPVDEHPFIERFARLAGELGVVLPVSFFEKAGQAYFNSVAMVDASGEVLGVYRKSHIPDGPGYEEKFYFNPGDTGFKAWRTRLGTIGVGICWDQWFPECARAMALKGADVLLYPTAIGSEPEETGGLDTRDMWRRVMVGHAVANSVYVAAANRVGHEGDAEFYGSSFVCDYQGEYLAEADRSSETVIYADLDLPGAQRFRAGFGFFRDRRPDLYSPLLTLDGRD
- a CDS encoding glucose-1-phosphate thymidylyltransferase, with the protein product MKGLILAAGLGTRLRPLTSLRPKPTIAVANKPLIHYAVENLVEAGVDHIGVVVGPSTVTPIRDTLEGYPGARFEYIMQDQPQGLAHAVKVSQGFLGDEPFVMYLSDNLFEHGVRDFVSRFDPDGGVNGVLALVEVPDPRQLGVAVVRDGRIERLIEKPADPPSNLAVAGVYVFDATVHEAIEGLEPGAKGEYQITDAIQRMIEAGRTVAPVVVPGWWKDTGKAEDILDANRLVLGRLRRHVAGRVEDSELVGEVVVEAGAVVRGSTIFGPALVGRNVRLERAYVGPFTTLGDDVVVRDAELEYTVVGARTLIERVGTRIQASLIGEDVILSGHDGRPSSHRLIVGDESRIALREG